The Buteo buteo chromosome 3, bButBut1.hap1.1, whole genome shotgun sequence genome has a window encoding:
- the DSCC1 gene encoding sister chromatid cohesion protein DCC1 isoform X3, with protein MKIADTSNMLLFIPGCKTPEQLKADQASCNVIHSQIAGFSNNYWELRRCRPKLKKLRKLLMEDPYEGPDSRKDQTLTFSKYTTEDLLSLIQASEEEILHQLQVIDACEIEGFWRILEFDYEMKLLNHVTQLIDSESWSLSKVPLRTCLEELGSLEPREMIEHTLLSYGRKYIDDAGEVYFEMHEDKICRAIAQMLLQNAVKFNLSEFHEVWQQSVPEGMTTRLDQLKGLALVDKSSRPETIFLLKVEDLPEDNQERFNSLFSIREKWTEEDITPYIQDLCAEKQTVGALLTKYARSSVQNGVKVYNSRRPIS; from the exons ATGAAAATAGCAGATACCTCAAATATGCTGCTGTTTATTCCTGGTTGCAAAACTCCAGAACAGCTGAAAGCAGATCAAGCATCTTGTAATGTTATTCATTCACAG ATTGCTGGCTTCTCTAATAACTACTGGGAATTAAGGAGATGTCGAccaaaactgaagaaactgaggaagCTTTTAATGGAAGATCCATATGAAGGGCCAGATAGTCGGAAAGATCAGACTTTGACATTTTCGAAG TATACAACAGAAGATTTGTTAAGTCTGATTCAAGCAAGTGAAGAAGAAATACTGCACCAGTTGCAGGTTATAGATGCCTGCGAAATCGAAG GATTTTGGAGAATTCTAGAATTTGACTATGAGATGAAACTCTTGAATCATGTGACTCAGCTAATAGACTCAGAGTCCTGGTCTTTAAGTAAGGTTCCTTTACGTACCTGCCTTGAGGAGCTTGGATCTTTAGAGCCCAG agagATGATAGAACATACTCTTTTAAGCTATGGAAGGAAATACATCGATGATG caggggaggtttactTTGAAATGCATGAAGATAAAATATGCAGAGCTATAGCACaaatgcttttgcaaaatgCAGTTAAATTCAATCTATCAGAGTTTCACGAAGTCTGGCAACAAAGCGTCCCTGAGGGAATGACAACAAGGCTTGATCAGCTTAAG GGCTTGGCTCTTGTGGATAAAAGCTCAAGACCAGAGACCATCTTTCTGCTAAAAGTAGAAGACTTACCTGAAGACAATCAGGAAAGATTCAACAGCTTATTCAGCATACGGGAAAAGTGGACAGAAGAGGATATTACCCCTTATATACA AGATTTATGTGCAGAGAAGCAGACAGTTGGTGCTCTTCTGACAAAATACGCTCGCTCCTCAGTGCAGAATGGTGTTAAAGTTTATAATTCTAGAAGACCCATCTCATAA